A stretch of the Rosa rugosa chromosome 5, drRosRugo1.1, whole genome shotgun sequence genome encodes the following:
- the LOC133712487 gene encoding CASP-like protein 2C1 — MKYHMENTEAFLRLSSVILLVLTALLVGLDHQTKFVFFTYRKASFDQVNALLVLVYVDAVVAGYNLVRLFGKCSMSAGLVKQNPQGSSVYLAWLSLLLDQIAVYVAFGANSAAFQASLIALTGISEFQWMKLCNKYSRFCFQMGGALSCGYLACLLLIFISFITAFNLFRLYSPKKLFLLKSISG, encoded by the exons ATGAAGTATCACATGGAGAACACAGAAGCCTTCCTGAGGCTCTCTTCAGTTATCCTCTTGGTCCTCACTGCGTTACTAGTAGGACTTGATCACCAGACCAAATTTGTCTTCTTCACTTACAGAAAAGCTTCTTTCGACCAGGTCAATGCCCTCCT GGTTCTGGTTTATGTTGATGCTGTGGTTGCTGGATACAATCTGGTTCGACTGTTTGGCAAGTGTTCAATGTCAGCTGGTTTAGTCAAACAAAATCCACAAGGGTCCAGCGTATACCTAGCTTGGCTTTCTCTATTGCTCGATCAG ATAGCAGTATATGTGGCGTTTGGGGCAAACTCAGCTGCGTTTCAGGCTTCATTGATAGCATTAACAGGCATATCAGAATTTCAGTGGATGAAGTTGTGCAACAAATACTCCAGATTCTGCTTTCAAATGGGTGGAGCCTTGTCATGTGGATACCTAGCATgccttctcttgattttcatatCCTTCATCACTGCCTTTAATCTGTTTAGGCTTTACTCACCCAAGAAACTGTTTCTCTTAAAGAGCATATCAGGGTGA